The following coding sequences are from one Dreissena polymorpha isolate Duluth1 chromosome 8, UMN_Dpol_1.0, whole genome shotgun sequence window:
- the LOC127842594 gene encoding heavy metal-binding protein HIP-like, producing MLRYANLQIIMLNVAVYFLLVLASECTVPSKRFVAEVDLPELLQRLDGLTSTVNDLKLQNADLLRKYDYLQVKCNHPPVAFKAHLTSPISPGANQRIIFYDVQLNTGNAYHRHLGGFLAPLNGTYLFSVSVCSDNGHYIVLDLMKNAGLIGRVLAGDSVYNDCSSDTSIVELNAGDEVYVQHHASSGDYVNAHQNILNSFTGVLLQIL from the exons atgTTACGTTATGCTAATTTGCAAATCATTATGCTGAACGTCGCTGTCTATTTCCTGCTTGTGTTGGCTAGTGAATGCACCGTGCCGAGCAAGCGGTTTGTTGCAGAGGTCGATCTTCCGGAACTTTTGCAGCGATTGGATGGTTTGACAAGTACAGTGAATGATTTAA AATTGCAGAATGCAGACCTTCTACGGAAATATGATTACTTGCAAGTCAAATGCA ATCATCCGCCGGTGGCATTTAAAGCACACCTAACTTCCCCTATCAGTCCAGGTGCAAACCAGCGCATCATTTTTTATGACGTACAACTGAACACCGGTAACGCCTATCATCGACACCTAGGCGGATTCCTTGCACCTTTGAATGGCACCTACCTGTTTTCGGTTTCTGTCTGCTCGGACAATGGTCATTATATAGTACTTGATTTGATGAAAAACGCCGGCCTTATTGGGAGGGTACTAGCAGGGGATTCTGTCTACAACGACTGCTCCTCGGATACTTCAATTGTGGAACTGAATGCAGGGGACGAAGTGTATGTTCAGCATCATGCGTCAAGTGGAGATTATGTTAATGCTCATCAAAATATACTTAACAGCTTTACCGGTGTACTTTTACAAATACTGTAG